A genome region from Leifsonia sp. Root112D2 includes the following:
- a CDS encoding sensor histidine kinase — protein MSRYRTSRRRSDAAERPRRTLSVRSRILAAILAATAIGLAAAGVASYLVQRERVLSAVDDELMHTVPELRAIAAGKTSAEAPTTVEGVLRVAMQQIIPDANEGVLGFIDDAPALVPAVSMPFHMEKDSAFMKRIVAEADATHVVRGTARSALGTLRYVIVPVRVAGDSKAGLYVAAYDLDARLGSVAQSFQTYILVALAALVLVGAVFWFVAGRLLAPIRLLREAAAAKTGADLSDRIVVNGHDDISELTRTINGMFDRLESAFTGQRRLIDDVGHELKTPLTIIRGHLELLDTRNVDELNVTRALAIDELDRMSTLVSEISLLAESRAPHFVDLALVDMGELTEAVSAKAVALDPERDWRTVAPTGTRASVDARRITQAWLQLAGNAAKYSSPSAQITIGGAVVPSRTGDWLHLSVTDVGPGIPQEAQERIFERFGRLESSRGAEGSGLGLSIVSAIAEAHDGTVLLSSAVGEGSTFTIRIPLRDTVRSADEPLEAGGGEHPW, from the coding sequence ATGTCCCGATACCGCACGAGTCGTCGTCGGTCCGACGCCGCCGAGCGGCCGCGCCGCACCCTTTCGGTGCGTTCGCGCATCCTGGCGGCGATTCTCGCCGCCACCGCGATAGGCCTTGCTGCCGCAGGTGTCGCCTCCTATCTCGTGCAGCGCGAGAGGGTGCTGTCGGCGGTGGATGACGAGCTCATGCACACGGTGCCCGAACTGCGCGCGATAGCGGCGGGCAAGACCTCCGCAGAGGCCCCGACGACGGTGGAGGGCGTTCTGCGTGTCGCGATGCAGCAGATCATCCCTGACGCGAACGAGGGCGTGCTCGGGTTCATCGATGACGCGCCGGCCCTTGTGCCTGCCGTCTCGATGCCTTTTCACATGGAGAAGGATTCGGCATTCATGAAACGGATCGTCGCGGAGGCGGATGCGACACACGTGGTTCGCGGCACGGCGAGGAGTGCGCTCGGCACGCTGCGCTACGTCATAGTGCCGGTTCGCGTCGCCGGCGACTCGAAGGCGGGCCTCTACGTCGCGGCATACGACCTTGATGCGAGGCTGGGCTCGGTCGCCCAATCGTTCCAGACCTACATTCTCGTGGCTCTCGCCGCCCTCGTGCTCGTCGGCGCGGTGTTCTGGTTTGTCGCGGGTAGGCTGCTGGCACCGATCAGGCTTCTGCGTGAGGCGGCAGCGGCCAAGACCGGCGCCGACCTTTCCGACCGCATCGTCGTCAACGGGCATGACGACATCTCCGAACTCACCCGAACGATCAACGGCATGTTCGACCGACTCGAGAGTGCATTCACCGGCCAGCGTCGCCTGATCGACGATGTCGGCCACGAATTGAAGACGCCTCTCACCATCATCCGTGGCCATCTGGAGCTGCTGGACACACGCAATGTCGATGAGCTGAACGTCACGCGCGCGCTCGCGATCGACGAACTGGACCGTATGAGCACTCTGGTTTCAGAGATATCGCTCCTTGCGGAGTCGCGCGCCCCCCATTTCGTCGACCTCGCCCTCGTCGACATGGGCGAGCTGACCGAGGCGGTCTCGGCCAAGGCCGTGGCTCTCGACCCCGAGCGAGACTGGCGGACCGTCGCACCGACCGGCACGCGGGCATCCGTCGACGCCCGCCGTATCACTCAGGCCTGGCTGCAGCTCGCCGGCAACGCGGCCAAATACTCGAGCCCAAGCGCACAGATCACCATCGGCGGAGCCGTGGTACCCAGCCGCACTGGCGACTGGCTGCACCTCTCGGTGACGGATGTCGGCCCCGGCATTCCCCAGGAAGCCCAGGAACGCATCTTCGAACGATTCGGCCGGCTCGAGTCGAGCCGGGGAGCAGAGGGGTCCGGTCTCGGACTCTCGATAGTCTCTGCCATCGCCGAGGCGCACGACGGCACTGTCCTGCTCTCCAGCGCTGTGGGAGAAGGATCGACCTTCACGATCAGGATTCCCCTGCGTGACACCGTGCGGAGCGCGGACGAACCGCTCGAAGCCGGGGGAGGAGAACACCCATGGTAA
- a CDS encoding LCP family protein, with amino-acid sequence MTIASPIRYPDTASPRFMSRRGWWLVVFNLLMPGSAQILAGNRKLGRFGLFTTFVLWALAVLTLVVYLLSPRTLYDIGTSSLGLLAAQILLVAYVVVWVILTFDTVRLVRLVKTAPRSRVWIAAFSVLLLIGVACTAGYASVVAGSARGTLGNIFAAGPSVAPVDGRYNIMLLGGDAGPDRQGMRPDSMSVVSIDADTGKAVTIGLPRDLNPTPFSAGSPMLADYPNGYGYNDTCDVDVCQLNSIYTEVEVYKQKLYPDAIKQHSEPGIEAMRDALEGATGLKIQFYVLIDMQGFADLIDALGGVDIDVKSKLPIGGDENLNGVTGWIYPGKQHMNGYTAQWYARSRHGSPGGDYDRMARQRELQDAILKQINPLNVVTKFQSIASAGQQVVKTDIPQQMLGYFVDLGMKTRKVPVTNLELVPPTIDPANPNYEQIHAMVKKALTPATSTPKSGG; translated from the coding sequence ATGACGATAGCGAGCCCGATTCGGTACCCGGATACCGCCTCGCCGCGCTTCATGTCGCGTCGCGGCTGGTGGCTCGTGGTCTTCAACCTGCTGATGCCGGGCTCCGCACAGATTCTGGCCGGCAACCGCAAACTCGGGCGCTTCGGGCTGTTCACGACCTTCGTGCTGTGGGCGCTGGCCGTGCTCACGCTCGTTGTCTACCTTCTCTCGCCGCGCACGCTCTATGACATCGGCACCTCCTCGCTGGGGCTGCTCGCGGCACAGATCCTGCTCGTCGCGTATGTCGTGGTCTGGGTCATCCTCACCTTCGACACCGTGCGGCTCGTGCGCCTCGTGAAGACGGCGCCGCGCTCGCGCGTGTGGATCGCCGCGTTCTCGGTTCTGCTGCTCATCGGCGTCGCCTGCACCGCCGGCTACGCCTCGGTCGTGGCCGGTTCCGCACGCGGAACGCTGGGCAACATCTTTGCCGCAGGCCCCTCGGTTGCGCCTGTCGACGGCCGGTACAACATCATGCTGCTCGGTGGCGATGCAGGCCCCGACCGCCAGGGCATGCGCCCCGACAGCATGTCGGTGGTCAGCATCGACGCCGATACCGGCAAGGCCGTCACGATAGGCCTGCCGCGCGACCTGAATCCCACGCCGTTCTCGGCCGGATCACCCATGCTTGCCGACTATCCCAACGGCTACGGTTACAACGACACCTGCGATGTTGACGTGTGTCAGCTCAACTCGATCTACACCGAGGTCGAGGTGTACAAGCAGAAGCTGTATCCGGATGCGATCAAGCAGCACAGCGAGCCCGGCATCGAGGCGATGCGCGACGCCCTCGAGGGCGCAACCGGGCTGAAGATCCAGTTCTATGTGCTCATCGACATGCAAGGCTTCGCCGACCTCATCGACGCCCTGGGCGGCGTCGACATCGACGTGAAGAGCAAGTTGCCCATCGGCGGTGACGAGAACCTCAATGGGGTCACCGGCTGGATCTACCCCGGCAAGCAGCACATGAACGGCTACACCGCCCAGTGGTACGCGCGATCACGCCACGGCAGCCCCGGCGGCGACTACGACCGCATGGCGCGCCAGCGCGAGTTGCAGGACGCCATTCTCAAGCAGATCAATCCGCTAAATGTCGTCACCAAGTTCCAGTCGATAGCGTCGGCGGGCCAGCAGGTGGTGAAAACCGACATTCCACAGCAGATGCTCGGCTATTTTGTGGACCTCGGCATGAAGACCCGCAAGGTTCCCGTCACCAACCTGGAACTCGTGCCGCCGACCATCGACCCGGCGAATCCGAACTACGAGCAGATTCATGCGATGGTGAAGAAGGCCCTCACCCCCGCGACGTCGACTCCGAAAAGCGGCGGCTGA
- a CDS encoding acyltransferase family protein, translating into MQPIDSRQTSSPRSGTNRLIALDGLRGIAALVVLAHHAALTNPNFPGNVEGAHAEAGSLIWWFSYTPLKLLTAGSEAVIVFFVLSGLVVTLPVLKRRGFDWIAYFPRRVVRLGVPVVASVLVAAAFVFAIPQRGLAASGTWLGDSSTPTLTWKLVVEGMDLVGGDGQINNPLWSLRWEMLFSLALPVFVLLAMVLKRWWMAGIAAAVLLTWLGVQSGSGALSYFPAFFVGAIIAARLDAVRAFADRLNDRRGHHLLWFAITAGGGILLISSWFTGLMPTVNDDMAMALRALTPLAAAMLVVSCIGWSVMRGLLSTRPLQFVGKISFSLYLVHVPILIFTSYLIGGRSWYAAVSLAAVLALLVATGFWWLIESRSHGWAKRLGAWASKRYALAFGTSVPARSEVGVQLPDPLGGVAPAERAGAVRR; encoded by the coding sequence ATGCAGCCCATTGACAGCAGACAAACCTCATCGCCGCGAAGCGGAACGAATCGGCTTATCGCGCTGGACGGACTACGCGGAATTGCGGCGTTGGTCGTTCTGGCTCATCACGCGGCACTGACGAACCCGAACTTTCCCGGCAACGTCGAAGGCGCTCACGCCGAGGCTGGCAGTCTGATCTGGTGGTTCAGTTACACGCCACTGAAGCTGCTGACCGCTGGCAGTGAGGCCGTCATCGTCTTCTTCGTCTTAAGCGGACTGGTGGTCACCCTGCCGGTGCTGAAGCGTCGCGGATTCGACTGGATCGCCTATTTTCCGCGTCGCGTGGTGCGTCTGGGGGTGCCGGTTGTGGCATCCGTTCTGGTGGCGGCCGCCTTTGTCTTCGCCATTCCGCAGCGGGGACTCGCCGCATCCGGTACCTGGCTCGGCGATTCAAGCACCCCGACGCTGACCTGGAAGCTCGTCGTCGAGGGCATGGACCTGGTCGGGGGCGACGGCCAGATCAACAACCCGCTGTGGTCGTTGCGCTGGGAGATGCTGTTCTCCCTCGCCCTTCCGGTCTTCGTTCTGCTGGCCATGGTTTTGAAGCGGTGGTGGATGGCTGGCATCGCGGCCGCGGTGCTGCTCACCTGGCTCGGCGTTCAGAGCGGTTCCGGCGCGCTCAGCTACTTTCCGGCCTTCTTCGTTGGAGCGATAATCGCGGCGCGACTGGATGCCGTGCGTGCCTTCGCCGACAGGCTCAACGACCGCAGGGGCCACCACCTGCTGTGGTTCGCCATCACGGCCGGGGGCGGGATTCTGCTCATCTCCTCGTGGTTCACGGGGCTGATGCCGACGGTGAACGACGATATGGCAATGGCGTTGCGGGCGCTGACTCCGCTCGCCGCCGCGATGCTCGTGGTGTCGTGCATCGGCTGGAGCGTGATGCGTGGGCTGCTTTCCACGCGGCCCCTGCAGTTCGTGGGCAAGATCTCGTTCAGCCTGTACCTCGTGCACGTGCCGATTCTGATCTTCACGAGCTATCTCATCGGCGGGCGTTCCTGGTATGCGGCGGTGTCGCTTGCCGCGGTGCTCGCGCTTCTGGTGGCGACCGGGTTCTGGTGGCTCATCGAATCACGCAGTCACGGCTGGGCCAAGCGTCTTGGAGCCTGGGCATCGAAGCGGTACGCCCTTGCCTTCGGCACGTCAGTTCCAGCGCGCTCAGAGGTCGGCGTGCAGTTGCCAGACCCGCTCGGCGGAGTCGCGCCAGCTGAACGCGCGGGCGCGGTCCGACGCTGA
- a CDS encoding glycosyltransferase family 4 protein yields MTTLRVVVDPLITKVPGGIGRYTEELTRQLIATAPAGCDVEGIVASHPQEKIDALEARLPGLAGLHRLPLRRRQLARAWQYGIAVPLGGGMIHSPSLLAPLLKHDTLDAGEQLAVTIHDVLALTHPQSLANHDAQWQKAMIKRARKHADAVVVPTHAVAEALGERFDFGDRIRVIGGAPASTLQRPADADERAAALRLPERYVLTMGSIDPRKGVRSLIAAMALPEAAGLPLLIAGSGTLGEESAEGIAAAAGLPEDRVRALGHLDDDDLATVLDRAAVFVYPSLAEGFGLPLVEAFRFGTPVVHSDDPALVEVGGGAALVVPRADAAGYPQRLAEAIGRVLTDGALADRLSVSASDRARAFSWRDSAERVWQLHADL; encoded by the coding sequence ATGACAACCCTGCGCGTAGTCGTTGACCCGCTGATCACCAAGGTGCCCGGCGGCATCGGCAGATACACCGAGGAACTCACCCGCCAGCTGATAGCCACCGCGCCCGCCGGCTGCGACGTCGAGGGAATCGTCGCGTCGCATCCACAGGAGAAGATCGACGCGCTCGAGGCCCGGCTGCCCGGCCTGGCCGGCCTGCACAGGCTGCCGTTGCGGCGGCGGCAGCTCGCGCGAGCCTGGCAGTACGGCATCGCGGTTCCCCTCGGCGGCGGCATGATCCACTCGCCGAGCCTGCTGGCCCCCCTGCTCAAGCACGACACGCTCGACGCCGGCGAACAGCTCGCGGTCACCATTCATGACGTACTCGCGCTAACTCATCCGCAGAGCCTGGCAAACCACGATGCCCAGTGGCAGAAGGCCATGATCAAGCGCGCCCGCAAGCACGCGGATGCCGTTGTCGTTCCCACGCACGCCGTTGCGGAGGCCCTCGGCGAGCGATTCGACTTCGGCGATCGCATCCGGGTCATCGGCGGGGCTCCGGCGAGCACGCTGCAACGCCCGGCGGATGCCGACGAGCGCGCCGCAGCGCTGCGTCTGCCCGAGCGCTACGTGCTCACCATGGGCAGCATCGACCCCCGCAAGGGCGTGCGCTCCCTGATCGCGGCCATGGCCCTGCCCGAGGCCGCCGGCCTGCCGCTGCTGATAGCGGGCTCCGGCACCCTCGGCGAGGAGAGCGCAGAGGGCATTGCGGCCGCGGCCGGTCTGCCCGAGGATCGCGTGCGCGCTCTCGGCCACCTCGACGACGACGATCTGGCCACGGTTCTCGACCGTGCCGCCGTCTTCGTGTATCCCTCGCTGGCCGAGGGCTTCGGCCTGCCGCTCGTCGAGGCCTTCCGCTTCGGCACGCCCGTTGTGCACTCCGACGACCCGGCACTCGTCGAGGTCGGTGGAGGGGCTGCGCTGGTCGTGCCCCGTGCGGATGCCGCGGGCTACCCGCAGCGCCTCGCTGAGGCGATAGGGCGGGTGCTCACCGATGGGGCGCTCGCCGACCGCCTGAGCGTGTCAGCGTCGGACCGCGCCCGCGCGTTCAGCTGGCGCGACTCCGCCGAGCGGGTCTGGCAACTGCACGCCGACCTCTGA
- a CDS encoding 5-(carboxyamino)imidazole ribonucleotide synthase yields MGSRPGGYSVGVIGGGQLARMMIPAAINLGLTIKVLEEAEGMAAELAATGVGDYRDLDTVLAFARTVDVVTFDHEHVPQAVLRELVAQGITVHPTPDALQYAQDKLLMRRRLAELGLPMPEWAAIESAEDLGAFLAGHGGRGVVKTARGGYDGKGVRVVADAHGADDWFTALAEDGRGGSLIVEELVEFRRELAQLIARRPSGETAVWPVVQTVQREGVCAEVISPAPRSDGRLAEVAAEIAQTIASGLGVTGVLAVELFETTDDRLLVNELAMRPHNSGHFSIDGSTTSQFEQHLRAVLDLPLGATEAREPFSVMVNILGGPAEGSVQDRYPAALAAHPGVKVHAYGKAPRPGRKVGHVTASGADLDEVAFQARGAAAFFQD; encoded by the coding sequence ATGGGTAGCCGTCCTGGTGGGTACAGCGTTGGCGTGATCGGCGGTGGTCAACTGGCGCGGATGATGATTCCCGCGGCCATCAACCTGGGGCTCACCATCAAGGTGCTCGAGGAGGCCGAGGGCATGGCGGCCGAACTGGCTGCCACCGGCGTCGGCGACTATCGCGATCTCGACACCGTGCTGGCGTTTGCCCGCACCGTCGACGTTGTCACCTTCGACCACGAGCATGTTCCGCAGGCGGTTCTGCGAGAACTGGTGGCGCAGGGCATCACCGTGCACCCCACTCCGGATGCGCTGCAGTACGCGCAGGACAAGCTGCTCATGCGGCGCCGGCTCGCCGAGCTCGGCCTTCCGATGCCCGAATGGGCGGCGATCGAGTCCGCCGAAGATCTCGGCGCCTTCCTTGCCGGTCACGGCGGCCGGGGTGTGGTCAAGACCGCTCGCGGGGGCTACGACGGCAAGGGAGTGCGCGTCGTTGCGGATGCGCATGGCGCCGACGACTGGTTCACTGCTCTCGCCGAGGACGGCCGGGGCGGCTCCCTCATCGTGGAGGAACTCGTCGAGTTTCGTCGCGAATTGGCCCAGTTGATCGCCCGCCGGCCCTCGGGCGAGACCGCGGTGTGGCCCGTTGTGCAGACCGTGCAGCGCGAGGGCGTGTGCGCCGAGGTCATCTCCCCGGCACCGCGCTCGGACGGCCGTCTGGCCGAGGTGGCGGCGGAGATCGCGCAGACCATCGCATCCGGCCTGGGCGTCACCGGTGTGCTGGCCGTCGAGCTTTTCGAGACGACGGATGACCGTCTGCTGGTCAACGAACTCGCCATGCGCCCGCACAACAGCGGGCACTTCTCGATCGACGGCTCCACCACCAGCCAGTTCGAGCAGCACCTGCGCGCGGTGCTCGACCTGCCGCTGGGCGCCACCGAGGCTCGGGAGCCGTTCTCGGTGATGGTCAACATTCTGGGTGGCCCGGCTGAAGGCAGCGTGCAGGATCGGTACCCGGCCGCGCTCGCCGCGCATCCGGGTGTCAAGGTGCATGCCTACGGCAAGGCCCCGCGGCCCGGGCGCAAGGTGGGGCACGTCACGGCCTCGGGAGCGGACCTCGACGAGGTGGCTTTTCAGGCGCGTGGCGCAGCGGCGTTCTTTCAGGACTAG
- the rfbB gene encoding dTDP-glucose 4,6-dehydratase, translated as MKILVTGGAGFIGSNFVRRTLQDAYPGLDGAEVVVLDALTYSGNLENLAPVADSPRYSFVKGDIRDGALLDRLFPEVDAVVHFAAESHVDRSVRDASVFVETNVLGTQQLLDAALRSNLARFVHVSTDEVYGSIAEGSWAEDRPLEPNSPYSASKAGSDLLARSYHRTHGLNVSITRCSNNYGPYHFPEKVIPLFVTNLIDDRHVPLYGEGNNIRDWLHVDDHCRGIALVLVGGRAGEIYNIGGGTELTNKELTQLLLDATGKDWSYVDRVADRLGHDLRYSVDISKISAELGYAPQVPFEQGLADVVQWYRDNRAWWEPLKARAALG; from the coding sequence ATGAAGATTCTCGTCACCGGCGGCGCCGGTTTCATCGGCTCCAACTTTGTGCGGCGCACGCTGCAGGATGCCTACCCCGGCCTCGACGGCGCCGAGGTCGTGGTGCTCGATGCGCTCACCTATTCGGGCAATCTCGAGAATCTCGCCCCAGTGGCGGATTCGCCCCGGTACAGCTTCGTGAAGGGTGACATCCGCGACGGCGCCCTGCTCGACCGGCTCTTCCCCGAGGTGGATGCGGTGGTGCATTTCGCGGCGGAATCGCACGTCGACCGCTCGGTGCGCGACGCATCCGTATTCGTAGAGACCAACGTGCTCGGCACGCAGCAGCTGCTGGACGCCGCGCTGCGCAGCAACCTGGCGCGCTTCGTGCACGTCTCCACCGACGAGGTGTACGGGTCCATCGCCGAGGGCTCGTGGGCCGAGGACCGCCCGCTCGAGCCGAACTCGCCGTATTCGGCGTCCAAAGCAGGCAGCGATCTGCTCGCCCGCAGTTATCACCGCACGCACGGGCTCAACGTCTCGATCACGCGCTGCTCCAACAACTACGGCCCGTACCACTTCCCCGAGAAAGTCATCCCGCTGTTCGTCACCAATCTCATCGACGACAGGCACGTGCCCCTCTACGGCGAGGGCAACAACATTCGCGACTGGCTGCACGTCGACGACCACTGCCGGGGCATCGCTCTGGTGCTGGTGGGCGGTCGCGCCGGCGAGATCTACAACATCGGCGGCGGCACCGAGCTGACGAACAAAGAACTCACCCAGCTGCTGCTGGATGCCACGGGCAAGGACTGGTCGTACGTCGACCGGGTTGCCGACCGGCTCGGTCACGACCTGCGCTATTCCGTGGACATCTCCAAGATCAGCGCCGAGCTGGGCTATGCGCCGCAGGTGCCGTTCGAGCAGGGGCTCGCCGACGTCGTGCAGTGGTATCGGGACAATCGCGCCTGGTGGGAGCCGCTGAAGGCCCGGGCCGCGCTCGGCTGA
- the rfbD gene encoding dTDP-4-dehydrorhamnose reductase, translated as MHSAAAPSVKYLITGAGGMLGQDLQKALAGRDVTAASRGELDVSDLDAVRQAASGHDVIVNAAAYTRVDDAEEHEKLAHAVNAVGAENLAKAAAENGARLIQLSTDYVFNGRASAPYAEDTLLDPISAYGRTKADGERLAQAANPTATYIVRTAWLYGAGGPNFAETMLRLAQTHETVSVVNDQFGQPTWTGDLAAQIVTLLDSDAPAGIYHATNAGSASWFDFARAVFAAAGLNPDKVTPTDSSRFVRPAPRPSYSVLAHESWRAAGLSPLRDWREALAAAAHAGVLEPDDNPARSR; from the coding sequence ATGCATTCCGCCGCCGCACCATCCGTGAAATACCTCATCACCGGGGCGGGCGGAATGCTCGGGCAGGATCTGCAGAAGGCGCTTGCCGGGCGTGACGTCACCGCAGCAAGCCGGGGCGAACTCGACGTGAGCGACCTCGACGCGGTGCGCCAGGCGGCATCCGGTCACGACGTGATCGTCAACGCGGCCGCGTACACCAGGGTGGACGACGCCGAGGAACACGAAAAACTCGCCCACGCGGTCAACGCCGTCGGCGCCGAGAACCTCGCGAAAGCCGCAGCGGAAAACGGCGCGCGGCTCATACAGCTCTCGACCGACTATGTCTTCAACGGGCGCGCGAGCGCGCCCTATGCCGAAGACACCCTGCTTGATCCCATCAGTGCGTACGGGCGCACCAAGGCGGATGGCGAGCGGCTCGCTCAAGCCGCGAACCCGACGGCCACCTACATCGTGCGCACGGCCTGGCTATACGGTGCCGGCGGCCCCAACTTCGCCGAGACCATGCTGCGCCTGGCACAGACCCACGAGACGGTGAGCGTCGTCAACGACCAGTTCGGACAGCCCACCTGGACCGGCGACCTCGCCGCGCAGATCGTCACCCTGCTCGATTCGGATGCGCCCGCCGGCATCTACCACGCCACGAACGCCGGCAGCGCCAGCTGGTTCGACTTCGCCCGAGCGGTCTTCGCTGCCGCCGGATTGAACCCTGATAAAGTCACACCCACGGACAGTTCACGATTCGTTCGACCGGCACCGCGACCGTCGTATTCGGTGCTCGCGCACGAGTCGTGGCGAGCCGCCGGTCTGTCGCCTCTGCGCGATTGGCGCGAGGCGCTGGCAGCTGCCGCCCATGCCGGAGTTTTGGAGCCCGATGACAACCCTGCGCGTAGTCGTTGA
- the purE gene encoding 5-(carboxyamino)imidazole ribonucleotide mutase, with amino-acid sequence MPSENSPRPLVAVVMGSDSDWPVMSAASEVLTEFGVAHEVQVVSAHRTPEKMIDFGRAAAGRGIRVIIAGAGGAAHLPGMLAAVTTLPVVGVPVPLSRLDGLDSLLSIVQMPAGVPVATVSIGGAKNAGLLAVKILATADAALSVRLADYAADLAALVETKNADLQTRL; translated from the coding sequence ATGCCCAGCGAGAATTCACCCCGGCCCCTCGTTGCCGTCGTGATGGGAAGCGACTCGGACTGGCCGGTCATGAGCGCGGCATCCGAGGTGCTCACCGAGTTCGGTGTTGCCCATGAGGTGCAGGTCGTCTCGGCCCACCGCACGCCCGAGAAGATGATCGACTTCGGTCGAGCTGCCGCCGGTCGCGGTATTCGGGTGATCATCGCCGGTGCCGGGGGCGCAGCCCATCTTCCGGGCATGCTCGCCGCCGTCACGACGTTGCCCGTCGTCGGTGTTCCGGTTCCACTCTCGCGTCTCGACGGACTCGATTCGCTGTTGTCGATCGTGCAGATGCCCGCCGGCGTACCCGTGGCCACCGTGTCGATCGGTGGCGCGAAGAATGCCGGACTGCTCGCGGTGAAGATTCTCGCCACGGCGGATGCCGCGCTGAGCGTTCGGCTCGCCGATTACGCCGCAGACCTCGCCGCGCTGGTCGAGACGAAGAACGCGGACCTGCAGACTCGGCTATGA
- a CDS encoding GtrA family protein, producing the protein MPVQPSKRSRGARLLPQLLKFGTVGGVGFVVNLLVFNGLMLTVLRPSIVHHGPIYATIIATLVAIVTNWVGNRYWAFSASRQNNTGREAVEFFLVSLAGMGIPLLCLWLSHYVMGYTSLLADNIANNVVGLALGTLFRFALYRWWVFSPNRAASRTRADADGTHPDALNAGALLSGAPDAGLVGER; encoded by the coding sequence ATGCCTGTTCAGCCCAGTAAGCGATCACGCGGTGCGCGGCTGCTGCCGCAGCTGCTGAAGTTCGGCACCGTTGGCGGCGTGGGCTTCGTGGTCAACCTGCTCGTGTTCAACGGCCTGATGCTCACGGTTCTGCGCCCGTCGATCGTGCACCATGGCCCCATCTACGCGACAATCATCGCCACCCTCGTCGCGATAGTCACGAACTGGGTAGGCAATCGCTACTGGGCGTTCTCCGCGTCGCGCCAGAACAACACGGGGCGCGAGGCCGTCGAGTTCTTTCTCGTGAGTCTCGCCGGCATGGGCATTCCCCTGCTGTGCCTGTGGCTCTCGCACTACGTGATGGGCTACACCTCGCTATTGGCCGACAACATCGCCAACAATGTCGTGGGGCTCGCGCTGGGCACGCTGTTCCGCTTCGCGCTGTACCGCTGGTGGGTGTTCTCGCCCAATCGGGCCGCCTCGAGAACGCGGGCGGATGCCGACGGCACGCATCCGGATGCGCTCAACGCCGGTGCGCTGCTATCTGGCGCCCCAGACGCTGGTCTCGTCGGAGAACGCTGA
- a CDS encoding response regulator transcription factor: MVRILVAEDEDRIASFVEKGLRAAGFTVSTAADGVTALAEAQSGAYELLILDVGLPGRDGFEILETLRGEGNPIAVIVLTARDSAGDTVRGLESGANDYMSKPFRFDELLARVRLRLKDSRPLDAGTVQARGLELDMKTRRIAVDGMMIDLSAREFALAEEFMRHPDQVLSREQLLSRVWGLDFDPGSNVVEVYIRYLRAKIGAERIETVRGMGYRLR; encoded by the coding sequence ATGGTAAGGATTCTGGTTGCCGAAGACGAGGATCGCATCGCGTCGTTCGTGGAGAAGGGCCTGCGCGCGGCCGGATTCACCGTCAGCACGGCCGCCGACGGTGTGACCGCGCTCGCCGAGGCGCAGAGCGGGGCGTATGAGCTGCTGATCCTGGACGTGGGGCTGCCCGGCCGTGATGGCTTCGAGATTCTCGAGACGCTGCGTGGGGAGGGCAACCCGATTGCCGTCATCGTGTTGACCGCGCGAGACTCTGCCGGTGACACCGTGCGTGGCCTGGAGAGTGGTGCCAACGACTACATGTCGAAGCCGTTCCGATTCGATGAGCTTCTGGCACGGGTACGACTGCGTCTCAAGGACTCCCGCCCGCTTGACGCCGGAACGGTGCAGGCTCGTGGTCTCGAACTCGATATGAAGACCCGACGCATCGCCGTCGACGGCATGATGATCGATCTTTCCGCCCGGGAGTTCGCCCTCGCCGAGGAGTTCATGCGACACCCCGACCAAGTGCTCAGCAGGGAGCAACTGCTCAGTCGGGTTTGGGGGCTCGATTTCGACCCCGGCTCGAATGTGGTCGAGGTATACATTCGTTATCTGCGCGCCAAGATCGGTGCCGAGCGCATCGAGACGGTGCGTGGCATGGGATACCGGCTGAGATAA